Below is a window of Humulus lupulus chromosome 2, drHumLupu1.1, whole genome shotgun sequence DNA.
TATAATGTATtattgttatagtttaattaaaattattttaattttatgaagtttagattttaataaatttgttattaataaattgttattattaaaaaaatagtttaatggtagataaataaaatattaataaataatataataaatattaaattatagaaaaaagttattttaataacTTAGAAAGGAATTGAtatgagaataataaaaattaaataattaaaaatgtatttattaaaaagtaagtattaaataatatatgtaaacaattattaagtaattatataaaagagtagttatataattaattaaataaaaataatttcaataaattacatattaattattcagcttttaaaatagttataattaaatatgtggaataaataaataaataaatgattaatttatttattattaattaaatgaataaataattaagtattaattaaataaatatatttttagtaaatgaaaaattagataatagataattaattaaataaataaataaataattaattaagtataaattaaataattagtaaacattagataataataagttatttaaataacggaaaaattatataatagataactaattaaataaataaataattaattaattaagtataaattaaataattagtaaacattagataataataatttatttaaataaagcaAAATATGataataactaattaattaaataattaggaaagatttaaattaataatatgataaataaataattaattaagtattaattaaaaaatttattttaagtaaaggaaaaattagataatagataaataattagattgcaaataaataaataattaattaatttaattataattaattaaataattaggaaagatttaaattaataatatgataaataaataattaaatgaatattaaataaataaataattaagtattaattaaataatttattttaaataaaggaaaaattagataatagataaataattaaataaataattaattaattaatttagtaattaattaatttaattataattaattaaataattaggaaatatttaaattaataatatgataaataaataattaaatattaattaaataatttattttaagtaaaggaaaaattagataatagataaataattaaataaataaataaataattaattaatttagtaattaattaatttaattataattaattaataattaggaaagatttaaattaataatatgataaataaataatgaaatgaatattaaataaataaataattaagtattaattaaataatttattttaaataaaggaaaaattagataatagataaataaataattaattaattaatttagtaattaattaatttaattataattaattaaataattaggaaagatttaaattaataatatgataaataaataattaaataaataaataattaagtattaattaaaaaatttattttaagtaaaggaaaaattagataatagataaataattagattgcaaataaataaataaataattaatttagtaattaattaatttaattataattaattaaataattaggaaagatttaaattaataatatgataaataaataattaaatgaatattaaataaataaataattaagtattaattaaataatttattttaaataaaggaaaaattagataatagataaatgattaaataaataaataattaattaatttagtaattaattaatttaattataattaattaaataattaggaaatatttaaattaataatatgataaataaataattaaatattaattaaataatttattttaagtaaaggaaaaattagataatagataaataattaaataaataaataattaattaattaattaatttagtaattaattaatttaattataattaattaataattaggaaagatttaaattaataatatgataaataaataatgaaatgaatattaaataaataaataattaagtattaattaaataatttattttaaataaaggaaaaattagataatagataaataattaaataaataaataattaattaattaatttagtaattaattaatttaattataattaattaaataattaggaaagatttaaattaataatatgataaataaataattaaataaataaataattaagtattaattaaaaaatttattttaagtaaaggaaaaattagataatagataaataattagattgcaaataaataattaattaattaatttaattataattaattaaataattaggaaagatttaaattaataatatgataaataaataattaaatgaatattaaataaataaataattaagtattaattaaataatttattttaaataaaggaaaaattagataatagataaataaataaataattaattaatttagtaattaattaatttaattataattaattaaataattaggaaagatttaaattaataatatgataaataaataattaaataaataaataattaagtattaattaaaaaatttaatttaagtaacggaaaaattagataatagataaataattagattgcaaataaataaataattaattaatttaattataattaattaaataattaggaaagatttaaattaataatatgataaataaataattaaatgaatattaaataaataaataattaagtattaattaaataatttattttaaataaaggaaaaattagataatagataaataattaaataaataaataattaattaatttagtaattaattaatttaattataattaattaaataattaggaaagatttaaattaataaaatagcataaaactattaaatgtttataatcgactattataaacattttataaCACTTTAAAATATAAGACTATTCACATATCGTAAACTTATATActtttataacactttagatggctaTTGACAACACTTGAACGTattgagaaatcgtgcttgtcGAGAATATTGGAACGGTCTACAAGCTTTCTTGACGATGCCGTCGGAATATAAGGATTCCTCTGGTagaattaggtgtccgtgtgtTAGATGCATAAACAATAGACATGAAACTTTACCTATGGTGAAAGCACACGTATTCGATTGGGGTTTTCATCAAGGTTACGAGAAGTGGATATATCACGGTGAAGCAGAAGCAGATGTTGCCAATGTGGTGGACGCCAACGATGATGATGTTGATGAGATGATTCCGATGGTCGAAGACTTCCTTCTACCTACAACCGAAGAAGTTGAAAATAATCCTGCGGCGGGACAATTTTATGACGATCTATTTGACGAGATAGAAGCTGAGTTATATCCTGGTTGTAATTGGATATCTTCTCTTAACTTTTTAGCAAAATTattgcatttgaaagttagaggcaAGATTCCGAATAAAATCTTCGATGAATTACTGAAATTACTAAAGCTTGCATTTCCGAAGGgaaataaaattccatcaaccTACTACGAGGCTAAAAAAAGATTACAGAAATTAGGGTTAGGGTACGAGTCAATTCATGTATGTGAACATGACTGTTGTTTGTTTTACAAAGAGCATTCAACTAAAGAGACTTGTCCAATttgcggaagtagtagatggatttcTCCTGAAAAAACGGATGGAAAAAAGGTACcacataaggtgatgcgttactttccattgacTCCTCGATTAAAAAGACTGTACAGTTCAAGACTTACAGCGAAGCAAATGTTATGGCACTATACTGGGAAATCAAAAGACGATGGGATAATGAGACACCCAGTGGATGGGTTAGCGTGGAAGGATTTCGATGCCAAACATCCTGATTTTGCTAGTGAACCTCGGAATGTTCGTTTAGGTTTAGctgcagatggtttcaatccgttTGGCAACATGAGTCAAGCATATagtatgtggcctgtggtgttggctaACTACAATCTTCCACCTTGGATGTGTATGAAAGACAATAATTTCATATTATCCATTCTTATTACTGGACCAAAATCACCGGGAAAGGACATGGATATATTCTTGAGACCATTGGTTGATGAGTTAAAGGAGTTGTGGGTTAATGGTGTCGATACAAGAGATAGTATAACCAACACTATGTTCAAGTTGCGTGCAACCTTATTGTGGACAGTTAACGATTTTCCTGCTCGTAGCTATttatctggatggagtggtcagggatacaaagcttgtccgacGTGTAATGAAGACACAACTTCTGTTCGAGTAATCGGTAAGACATCCTacattggtcacagaagattccttCCAAGTAaccatcgaatgagaagagacactCAGTTTGACGGACAAATCGAGAGAGTTATGGGAACTCTGTATTATTATAATATCGATGGGCATCCAGAACCTGAAAGAGTTATGGGAACTCTGTATACGgagatgcgcaaaagatattcAGAGAGAAAGAATATTAGGCATTCTCATTTCCAAAAATATTATTCTGGAAATCCGAATGATTTGGATAGTGCTCTCAATGCTATTCCTGACTTGTGCTCGAAGGAGAGCTGGAAAGAAATCGTCGATTTGTTTCTGAGCCCAAAGTTTGTAGCGCGATCCACGCAGAACAAGAAAAATAGAAAGGAAATGAAGTATTTGTCGACGCAAGGCTCTAAATCAATGGCAGCGATCCGTAACGAATATGTAAGTAAAATACTTAACtttatttgatattattatattattaattaagctAACACTATTATTTTGTAGGATGAACCTGATGATCATGCTATTGATGCTTGGAGAGATACTCATATAAAAAAATCTACGAAGACTTGGGTTAGCGAAACTTGCAAAGAACTACATGTAAGTtaaagttttttctttctttattgatcttaaattaTAGTAATATTGGTTTTTTAACATTTTCTTTTGGCAGGAACAAATGACCCAAGAGATGGAGAGGCAAAATATTCAAAGTAGTCGGTCAGGTTCGGAATCTGCTTCTAGTGAAGGTTCTACTGCTAAATCAATACAGTATCAGGTTATGGATAAAGTCCTTGGCTCGAGGTCTGATTATCAAATAGGAGTGGGATACAGGCCTAGAAGCAAAGGGAAGAAATCAGCATCtagctccacaagtcaaagttcAAGCCAAACTCAGTCACAAGTTCCTACTAATGTGACTCCAGAGATGATGGGAGTTTTGGCTGAGATGTGGGTTAAGATGCGTGATAAGGTCGAGTCAGGAAATTTGCAGACTGATTCTTCCCTCCATGACCCACGCTATGAAAGTTTATTGCAGCAATTCTTACCTTCTCAACAACAAGGTAGTACATCTAATCAAAGCCCGGGGACGTCGTCGATGCCACAGCAACCACAACAAAATTCTCCAAACATATCTGGTGGTTCCTCTCAGTCGccactttttaattatatgtttggacttTCTTCCCAGTTTCCTCAGACACAACCTATGGGAAGCCAGTTTGGAGGAttaccgcagcagcagcaacagcaacaacaacctATGTATGGTCAATTTGGGCCGTTCATGCAGCAGCAGCCGGTATATCCTCATTATGGAGGATCGACACAGCAGCCCGTTTATAATCAGCAGTACTACACTTCTCCGAATCAACAACAGCAGCAGTCTCCTTTGATTCGCCCACAGCCTCGGCCATATTATCCTTCGCCAACAGCGCCACAGTCTCATGAAGGTTTGAGTCGAAGCACGAATGTTGAAGATTTTctaaatgaaacttttgatgaagacaataataattagtttaggttttattatttattattaaatttaagtgtatgtttttttattttgaaaaaacaattttagtattttaaagttgtatttttaatttggatattaatttaaataatattgattttatttctaaatttttttaattataaatttagttatttaatattaattatattataatttataaaaattaattatttttttttaaatatattttaaaattaccgGCGGATTATTACCGGCAGAAACCGCTGGTAATAACGTGTCAGACGTGAATTCTGACCATATTATTGCCGGCGggatccgccggtaataatattattaccggcgggaggCTAATTCCGCCGGTAATAATGGCTTTTCCCGACCGGTTTTTACCGGCGGATTTTTGCCGGCGGAGACCGCCGGTAAAAGTATTACCGGCGGTTTCTCTGACTATTGCCGGCGGTTTCCTCCGCCGGTAATAACTTGTTTTCCTGTAGTGTaattactatcaattttaaataatatttattacataataaaAGTCTTCTGTGTAATTACTAACTGTTTTATCACATATGACAATAGGAATTCTTAAGTAATTACCACTTGACATTCAAATAcatcttgtattttaaaatatagtgcATTTACTCAAATATGTAATTACTACTCTAATAATTACACGACCTAATTACACCATTGTTTCCAAACACACCCTAAATCGATGTATGATAAATTCATATACCTATCAATTAATTTCCCAATTCAATGAACACATTTCTCTTACGTATTATGGTATAAGAGAAAATCTAACTTTCCaaacccattttttttctccttcTACAATTGATCGATGGCTCTAACAAGAACAAGATCTTCGGCTACTCAATAGGATCCTCCGATTTGAGACCCTCATATTCAAAACCCCCCAAATTCCCGATGCTCCACCTCCGCCCAATCCAACTGAAAATGGTGGTCACACCTCTAATGAATCGCCCAATCCGACAAAAAACGATTAAAATGCAACCCGAAAATCTCAATCACTTTTCTAACCCGCccaatgtaaaaaaaaaagttcttAATCCACCcaattaagttttttttatataatttatttttttaatagatatataatttatatttataaattagttaGTGAGAATTTTAGAGACTATTATCATTGGAATTTAAATTTCATTGTGTGGTGtttaaattttaattcaattaGTAATTTAGAAAATTGCTCAAATTAGATAATTACACAATAGGTTGAATTTTGTCTTCAATTAATTtatgatattattttcttatagtaACTCTAAACTATATTGTGGAAAAAATatatcttttctttttaattttatttccaaGTCTTTTAATTTCTCTTTAATATCTTCAAAGACACATTTGTAGTGAATTTGAACATTGAAATAATTTAATTAGAaatttagatttatttatatattaaaaaaactaaGCGTGTTAAATGGGTTAACCCGCTCAAAACGCCCTAAACATTGGATGGGTTGAATACTAATTTTTGGTTGATTGGACGAGTTTGGTTTGGCATTTTGCAACCTGATTTTGAGATTGGACGGCACTATAAGAAAAACACTTTACAGCGACAACACCTATTGCGACGACACAAATATAATCTCTGAATACATGCCAATCCCacgaatttttttttctatttattgaAAATATGGGTCTATAGAAACGACATGTCGTCAATGTAGTGGACCATGGTGAGATGGCTAACCCCTCCAATTTCTTGGAACCTTATTGCAATGGCATGTCATTGCAGTAGGAAACCAGGAAATTGGAGGAAAAATAAGGTGGGCAAATGAAAAATCCAATAAAATATATAACTCTACAGCGATGACTTGTCGTTGCTAAGGGGGAAGATAagactgcaaggaaaactggaaaGTTGACTACCAAAGTTTCTAGTCTATAGCGACGACAAGTCGTCGCTATAGACATCGAAAAAAAATGGTGGGAAAGTTGACCGCCAGGAATAGGCTTTCAAATTTTCATTGTCTATAGTGACGACATGTTCTATATCCATTCATTGGAAGTATCCTCCTAGATCCATTGTCTCTTGAGAACAACTCACTCAAGACTTCTACCAGGAGTTCTACGCCGCATGTGTCAACCCTTAGGAGGCTAACCACCTCACTAACCTGAAGCATGGCAAGAAGGAGACTTTGAAGGACTAGATCATGAGGTTCCACGACGAAGCCGCTCGCACCAAGTCCGTTGGCAATGAAGGACGGCTAATGGTGATCATGTCTGTAATGCCCTCATAATCCAGTTACCTAGTGTGTTTAAAGTAGTGTTTATCTTGTTAAGCAAGATATTTTGAACCAGAAGTTTCATTTAGAAATAAAACAATAAATCAATACATAAAATTTTATAGAAAGATTCAAGTCATTTTTATTAAAGTCATAaaagttacatgggatcccagttagtttaaacaaaaatatagcTACAACCATTGTTCACAAAATAAGTCGgtctaagcgacaaaattagaCTTTTGACTCAAGTCCATCAAATAACTCAACCCTGTAGGTTAAGGAGGTCGAACATGTAAACACTCTCGCCAAGccctccaacccatggttgatctagctttcttttgcatttacttgcatcatagagcacccatgaACCAAAGCCCGGCAAGAAAAATGCCACAAGACATAAATAATATCACAACGTGTAAATATAACAATTCACTTTATTAATAAATCATGTCCCACATCTATCAATCATATAAATAATAATCCACATAAACATTCAATAACCACTATATCAAATAATATGCATCACCAGCGCCATGTGTACAATCGATGCCTAATAAGGTGGATCGTCAAGCACCATATATAGAAATATTTTATTCCTAAACTGTTGATGACGTTAGATTCAAATTTTGTTTAAATGgtttgattagaaagtcttgcactattttaaatacacagtgtaacggtcttggttatccaaggcattacaacttggtatcagagccgtctaggtttatgggttcctgaagattggctggacaAGTACACTCAccgttaaagacaagctcgactcaagggtttgtaattgaatacatgaaattgtatgcctaagtgcttgaataaaatatgagtgtattaattggtatgattaatagggagcatgagatactgatagggcctggcccttgactactgtgtgatgatattgaggtgtGCTGATTAGCATCgctcttgcatgtggatgaatacttggataatgATTGGTATATGGATTGCaggtgattatatgtttaaattgaacttatatgttaTACATGTTTATTGGCATATGGAAAGCATAGTAAGTATGTATGCATCTAATGGTAatgaaatttgataatttatgcatagTATTGTAAATTGGTGTTTGGTATGCTTTACgtgtgcatgattattagggTCATTTGGATCTGCCCTTGGGATAGTTCTGGGTATGAACATtagggctgaggggtttagtcggTGCAGACGGATTAATTCAGATTGTATGTGCTCAGAATGATTAAATGGACCTGGTTTTGTTTTAGTAGGGGTTGCAGATGATAattagggttggaatcctccatctgcccctgagaTTCGCAGCAGATGTTTACTGATATGCGAGTCAGTCTGTGAGGTTTGATAGAGGAGATTAGATGGACGGAACAGCATGTTTACTGGGGGGGAAACAAGCTGCTTTGTATACCATGACCGCAGGACACCAGTGTTGGTTAAACCAAGGGGAAACAGATAAGAATTATTGTATGGAAGGTTTTGGAAGCGTTATTCTCTAGATTTGAGGAAGGTTTGAGTTTGTTCAGGAATTGCTTAGTAAATGGGTATAGCTAATCCCATTCTTGATAATATGAGGAGGACAAATTGAGACAGAGTAGTTGTATtaagtatttgtggcagaaggatgtcGAAAGTGGTAAGATAGCGACAGTATATGTCAATAAGTTTGGTGGGTTGATCAATCCACTTTGGATTATGATACAAATGGATGTAGTCGGGGATGATGATTCATTTATAAGTTAAACTCTGAGATGGTTATCTGTGCTTGGGCAGTAGAGAGGGACATGTTATTTAGGATATAAGGAATACAGATGGTGATATTCTCATTCGTGGGATTTAGTAAGGGTGGCTACTCGATGATCggaaaaacaaaaaggaaaaccCTTGATGGTTCTGTAGCTCCTGGTCTTGACAGGGAGGGGGTCTAGTTCATAGGTTGGCCATCAAGACAAGGATGAGGCTTGGTGATGTTATTTAGTATGCATCAAAAGAGGAAGACGCTATCTGAAAAGATTTCAGGTAAGGACATGCTTTCTATATGGGATGATTTTGTACACTAAGGCAGATTTCCCAGGATTAGAGAAGGGAAGACTGGGATGCCTCGTTACATTCAAAGCCCGAAACTAGCTCCTCGAAAGTGACCAATGGATTTGATAGTCTTTATTTTTGGTTAGAGAATGAGCTGAAAGAGTTTGGTGTTGTGTGTCTCCCAGGAAAGATTTAGATATGAAGTACATACCGCAAGGTGGTTATACGAGGGACTTGAGATGTGAGTACTTGTTGAGGAAGGGTTAGTAACTCTACAAGGAGGAATTAGAATATGAGTGGTAAGGGGTTCATAGGGGAAGTGGTTGAGCTTGTCATATGAGAGCTTTGATATGGGCCTGAAGAAAAGCTAACGTATTGAAGAAGGGGACATTATTTGAAGTATAGTGAtcggactgaatggaaactaaacTGGTTAGTAAGGATTCAGCTGAGTATACAAGAAGTTGTTGGGTATGTTTCAGGTCTTGGGTATGGGTGGATTTAGTATCAGGGACGTTATGAAGAATGATATTAGTTTGGCTTAAGGAATCACTAGTTCACCTGAAGAAGTATGTGACTTAGAAGTAGATTGGATAGAGCATTGTATCATGGGACTCGTTGATATCTCctgctagggatgaagagtttaaatgccctgtTACAAGAcaagacaatgtcttcaggagttATTAccagataaggatcaaggaaagacatatttcaggaattattacttgtaccgagtggggtgtgatggattaaTAGTAAAGGTTCCTAATCATTTTATACTTCAATGACATGGGTAAGTCCGGTAGGTAGAGAATATAGAAACGACATGAATGGGTTACAGTCAGGTTCATTAGCGATGTGTTGAACTACTCCCCAGCTAGAATCAGAATGTGAACGACTACTACACTGATGATATTACGAATGAAGTAGCAGGGTCATAGGTAAGGTTTCAGAAGGTATTAACTTCGTTTCTCAAGAGTATTCAAGTTCAAGCTACAGGAAGGGAAGAAATCAGGTACGAAGAGGTTCAATCAGAAGCACATTGAGACCGATGAACAAGTCAGCCACTACCCAAAGTATCTTCGAAGACAGCTACAATGTAAGGAATTTGAATATGGAATGGTTAGTCAAGTATGGGGACGATGATGGATTTCAAGGAAGGAACAGTAATTATTGAGTTTAAAAGGGAGAAACCCTTGCAATAATTGGCATTGTATATATGGCATTTGTAATTAGAGTTTGAGGTTTACTGCAGGGGGATGTTAGAaccttagctagtgtgatggatactACTTAAGTTGTACCAGTGGGATCAAGACAGACTAGATTAGTTTGTAAGTTTTCGGATAAGTTTCCAAGGAATTTGTCAAGGGTACATCTgcacaaagagatagaatggtgattgtaTTGGTGCCAGGGGTGGAATCAGATCTAGGGCGTTGTATTTAACGGTTTCAACaaagctgtaagaactaaaggctcaatTATTGAGTAGGATGATGCTCTTCAaggtagatctttgatctggttattaccagctagagatcagggatagCTAggaatctttgatctggttattaccagctagagatcagagacagctagggatctttgatctggttattaccagctagatatcagggagaaggataggTAGAAGATCGttattatattagataagggcactaggGATGCTGAGTCATGTGTTGAGGATTTGGTCAATGCCAAATTGTTTTTGTGAAATGGGTGAACAGAGTATTTAAagattatcttaattggatttgtgattgtcttggtTGACGTTGTTGTGTTGTATTCTTGGTTGGAAATTTTCCAAAGTTAAGGAACGCCTTAGGAGTAGGAGTTTCCTTAGGCGGGCATGGTGGTACATGTATTTCAGGTTGAGTTCTACGTATTTTTACAGGTCAGAATCAGTTTGtgagttgttatgacacctcagtgacaggaaaaaggtgattgtctatgcatgatgttggttaaaggattcgACTAGAACTAGAGTGGAGTTTCTAGTGGGCTAGGTGGCCAATTTgatacttggaattattatcTCTTAAAGGATCAAAGAAAAACAGTTAAGTAAACCCCAGATAGAAAGAATTGAAGGCAAAGTCTTAACTAGGTTAGCTAAGGATTTTATAGTGCCAGGTATAAGTTTAATGTAATATAAGGATCAGATCTAGAATCTGATGGACATCGGaattacatggaaattctggatgaatctcatactactctcttggTCTTTTCATCCAGGCATCAAGAAAAGGTACCAGAGTTTGaaggttttatattggtggcctaggatggagagggacataatggaatatatGACAAAGcttttaacctgttagcaggtcaggacaaggtatcagaaaccagtaaggctatagtagtctttgagtattttataatgggaacaaggaaacatcgcgatgggtttcgcaatGGGCTGCCAGGACGGTGGGTCGGCATGAGATGGTTGAGTCATTATGGACCAGCATTTGGGGAGAATtcacttttatcagtaaggacaagttaCACAGCTGATCAATATTCAAGTTTCTATGTGAGTAGATATTataccttcatggaattcaaggtctactTTATTGAATAAGGACTTTGTTTTACTTCCAGGTCTTGCAAGGGTGAGAAGACAAGGGCGAGTTGGGCCCTAGATTATCAAGATCATTTGAATCTTGGAA
It encodes the following:
- the LOC133815586 gene encoding uncharacterized protein LOC133815586 encodes the protein MPSEYKDSSGRIRCPCVRCINNRHETLPMVKAHVFDWGFHQGYEKWIYHGEAEADVANVVDANDDDVDEMIPMVEDFLLPTTEEVENNPAAGQFYDDLFDEIEAELYPGCNWISSLNFLAKLLHLKVRGKIPNKIFDELLKLLKLAFPKGNKIPSTYYEAKKRLQKLGLGYESIHVCEHDCCLFYKEHSTKETCPICGSSRWISPEKTDGKKVPHKVMRYFPLTPRLKRLYSSRLTAKQMLWHYTGKSKDDGIMRHPVDGLAWKDFDAKHPDFASEPRNVRLGLAADGFNPFGNMSQAYSMWPVVLANYNLPPWMCMKDNNFILSILITGPKSPGKDMDIFLRPLVDELKELWVNGVDTRDSITNTMFKLRATLLWTVNDFPARSYLSGWSGQGYKACPTCNEDTTSVRVIGKTSYIGHRRFLPSNHRMRRDTQFDGQIERVMGTLYYYNIDGHPEPERVMGTLYTEMRKRYSERKNIRHSHFQKYYSGNPNDLDSALNAIPDLCSKESWKEIVDLFLSPKFVARSTQNKKNRKEMKYLSTQGSKSMAAIRNEYVSKILNFI